One Candidatus Moraniibacteriota bacterium genomic window, TGGTTGTAGACAATAATTCTGAAGACGGATCACTAGAACAAGCGATGAAACTTTTTTCCCGTGCATATTTTATTAAAAACGATGATAATGTTGGTTTTTCCAAGGGAAATAATATTGGAATCCGCTATGCTTTGGAAAAATTTGCCGACTATGTTTTTATTTTGAATAATGACACGCTTGTTGAAAAAAATACTCTTTCCTTATTGATTGATGCTATGGAAAATTATCCTTTGGCTGGAATCGGAAGTCCTTTGGTTTTCACTCCTGATAACACAAGCATTTGGTTTGCTGGAGGAAATATCCATTGGAAAAAAATGAAAGCCAGTCATTTGCACAAGATAGAATCGGAAGCTCCATATCCGACCGAATATATAAGTGGCTGTGCCATGCTTGTCAAAAAGGATGTTTTTAAAAAAATAGGCCTTTTTGATGAAAGATTTTTTCTTTATTACGAAGATGCTGACTTTTCTTTTAGAACAAAAGAGGCTGGCTTTAAATTAATAATTATTCCTTCAGCACATATAAGGCATTTTGAGCAAAGCAATGCAATTAATAAAATGAAGGCTTATTGGCTAGTTTTATCTGGTCTTATTTTTTTTCGCACTCATTCTTCTTTCTTGAATAAGCTTTGGATCTTTTTTGTATATATTCCGCTCAGAAAATTGAAAAATTACTACGACGTGTGTTTCGGAAAAAATAATGTTGCGCGTGATGTGCAAAAAGCTTATAAAGATTTTAAAAATGCTTTTAAAAAGTAATGGATGTCTCTTTTATTATTATTAATTATAGGAGCAGGAATTTTTTAGAAAATTGTATAAAATCCATATTTAAATATGCCACAAATTTTTCCTTTGAGGTTATTATAATAAACAACGATAGAGAAGCATTAGAAAAAATCTTAGATTCATATGATTTAAAAATAGTGGAAAATAATTTAAACAAGGGCTTTTCTCACGCTTCAAATCTGGGAGCTGAAAAAGCGACAGGCAAAATATTGTTTTTTTTAAACGCTGATACTGAACTCACGGATTATAACATCATTGACATTAAGAATTCTTTCAATGATCCACTTATTGGTGCAGCTGCGCCAAAGCTAATATTGCCGAATGGGCATCCTCAGTCTTGGGGGGCTGGTTATGAAATAACTTTTTGGGATATCATTAAAAACAATTTAGGATACATAAAAAGCAAAGCTGTTTGGTTTAAACAAGAAATCAGTGAGGTTGATTGGGCAAGTGGAGCTGCTTTAGCTGTTTCAAAAGAAGTTTTTGAAAAATGCCATGGGTTTGATGAAAATTTTTTCATGTATTTCGAAGATGTTGATTTGTGCAGACGCATAAGAAATATGGGCAAAAAAATTATACTTTTCCCAAATGCCCATGTTATCCATAATGGCGGCCAAAGTAAATTAAATGCAAAAAAACAAAAGGAACAATACTATCTGTCACAGGATTACTATTTTAAAAAGAACTTTGGCACGATTTATTATTTCATGATAAGGACAATCAGAAGTATTTTTTTATTTTTTATAGGATAATCTTTGTCTCATGTTTTATAAAATTTTTCTGATTTTTTGCGCATTTTTGCCGTTTCAATTTGCTCTAAACCCGCTGGAAGGAGTCGATTTAGCCGTGTCCAGAATAATCATACCTTTGCTGTTTATTTTTTGGATAATCATTTCAATAAAGAACAAATATCCACTGATTATAAAAAATAAAATAACTTACTCTCTTGTTCTTTTTGCTTTACTTGCTGTCATTTCTCTTTGTTTTTCTCAAAAAATAAGCTGGTCATTGAAAAAATTAATGTTTCTTTTTTCTTTGATGCCTGTTTATTTTATTGCTGCCCACCTATTTTATGAAAAATACCGACAACGTAAAATAATCATTGCTCTTGTTGCTGGTGCAGGTATTATTTCCCTTTTTGGACTCTTCCAGTTTGCTTCTCAATTTATTTTTGGAATAGATTTTGTTTATTCGTTTTTAGCAGAAAAGATTGCTCCATTTTTTCTCGGAAATTCGTTCTCGAAAGAAGTTCTTTCTTATCCCAGCTGGCTAGTCAA contains:
- a CDS encoding glycosyltransferase family 2 protein, yielding MSEKIYPKISVIVLNFNGKKTLDNCLSSVFHSDYSNFDVVVVDNNSEDGSLEQAMKLFSRAYFIKNDDNVGFSKGNNIGIRYALEKFADYVFILNNDTLVEKNTLSLLIDAMENYPLAGIGSPLVFTPDNTSIWFAGGNIHWKKMKASHLHKIESEAPYPTEYISGCAMLVKKDVFKKIGLFDERFFLYYEDADFSFRTKEAGFKLIIIPSAHIRHFEQSNAINKMKAYWLVLSGLIFFRTHSSFLNKLWIFFVYIPLRKLKNYYDVCFGKNNVARDVQKAYKDFKNAFKK
- a CDS encoding glycosyltransferase family 2 protein, with the protein product MDVSFIIINYRSRNFLENCIKSIFKYATNFSFEVIIINNDREALEKILDSYDLKIVENNLNKGFSHASNLGAEKATGKILFFLNADTELTDYNIIDIKNSFNDPLIGAAAPKLILPNGHPQSWGAGYEITFWDIIKNNLGYIKSKAVWFKQEISEVDWASGAALAVSKEVFEKCHGFDENFFMYFEDVDLCRRIRNMGKKIILFPNAHVIHNGGQSKLNAKKQKEQYYLSQDYYFKKNFGTIYYFMIRTIRSIFLFFIG